The Streptomyces sp. NBC_01237 genomic interval ATCCCTTAGGAAGGTCGATATTCCATTTTCCCGACTTACCATTCTCCGGACCTGAGCTTGTGCGAAGCCAATTGACCTCAAGCTTCCCAAATCCCTGGGCTGCAGCCGCTTCTATGATATTTCTCTTAAGAGCCAAGAAATCACTTGCACCGACAGAGCCTCGGGGAAGATCGCCGTCCGCTCCATAGATAGCCACATTATCTAGTACGAGCTTATTTCCATCGATTTCGACGAAGGCTCCGACGTCTATGTTCCCCTGGGCTGTGTTCAGCACCGTATGAAAGTAGGATCCGCCTCTAAAGTCATCGATAGATGCGTTACCCGAGCTGTTGTGCACGAGTACTGGTGTGCTGCCTGCGAGGACATAGTACGTGTGCAGGTCTGCGACCGTCAGGTTGTAGACCTTGGCTACCTGGGCCCAGTTCTTTACGTCGGCTACGCGCTCAAGCTTTCCGGCACTCGTACGAAGGTGCTGACCTGCACGAAGATCTTCGGCATCGACCCATTGCCTGAGCTCCGCCACCCAGAAGGGATGGCCGGCTGTGGCTGTGATTGACGCTGCTTCGGAGTTTCCATTGGGGTCAAAGGTGACTCTTACGAGGGTCTTGGGGCCCTGCCCAAGGATCTCTGCCGTTACGGTCTTCGCTATGGTTTCGCCGGTTTCTGGGTCCGTGGCCAGAACCTTGTCGCCGACTTCAACATCGGCAATCGCTTTGCGTGTCCCGTCAGCCATGAGAACGCTGGTGTCGGGCAGGAAGCTGTTGCACTTGCCGCGCTTCGCCATTTTGGCGATCTTGGCGATCTTGGCGATTTTTCCAACCGGAATGAGCCCTGCGACCGTCCAGACGCAAGAACTGGCGCTCCCTCCGACGCAACGCATTGCGTCTCGGACACCGATGAGCTCGAGAAAGTCCTCGGTTGGGCTAATCCACCCGAGATCATGAGCTGCCTTGCAGAAATCAGTACCGCTATCGGACGAGCACTTATTCTGAGCCCATTTCACAATCAGT includes:
- a CDS encoding polymorphic toxin-type HINT domain-containing protein — its product is RTTTDSTGTSTESYVYDPAGNTTTRPEQELTWDAENHLATVTENGKTTSYLYDTSGNRLISRTPTETTLHLGHTEVTLATGADQAKATRYVSLGGGHTAIRSDDGSFAFTIADHHGTGELAIQANNLSITQRRTLPFGEIRGQTPTNWPGTKGFVGGTDDTKTTGLTHLGAREYDPDTGRFISVDPILDLSDPQQMHGYTYANNNPATLSDPSGLRPDGACGGAHQCSADTGSYTKTDDGWEYKDKATGSSGGSGSANPTGDNSGSANGSDERPVVGGEPIPTKAELYYSGYSYGKPASYSELIVKWAQNKCSSDSGTDFCKAAHDLGWISPTEDFLELIGVRDAMRCVGGSASSCVWTVAGLIPVGKIAKIAKIAKMAKRGKCNSFLPDTSVLMADGTRKAIADVEVGDKVLATDPETGETIAKTVTAEILGQGPKTLVRVTFDPNGNSEAASITATAGHPFWVAELRQWVDAEDLRAGQHLRTSAGKLERVADVKNWAQVAKVYNLTVADLHTYYVLAGSTPVLVHNSSGNASIDDFRGGSYFHTVLNTAQGNIDVGAFVEIDGNKLVLDNVAIYGADGDLPRGSVGASDFLALKRNIIEAAAAQGFGKLEVNWLRTSSGPENGKSGKWNIDLPKGC